A window of the Synechococcus sp. LTW-R genome harbors these coding sequences:
- the glyA gene encoding serine hydroxymethyltransferase, with protein sequence MAESTAAATNRPLAASDPAIAALIGNELQRQQTHLELIASENFASQAVMEAQGSVLTNKYAEGLPSKRYYGGCEHVDAIEELAIERAKELFGAAWANVQPHSGAQANFAVFLALLKPGDTIMGMDLSHGGHLTHGSPVNVSGKWFNVVQYGVDETTQQLNFEAIRKLALEHKPKLIVCGYSAYPRTIDFQAFRAIADEVGAYLLADMAHIAGLVAAGVHPNPVPVCDVVTTTTHKTLRGPRGGLILCRDAEFAKQFDKAVFPGSQGGPLEHVIAAKAVAFGEALQPSFKAYAKQVVANAQALAARIKERGIDVVSAGTDNHIVLLDLRGIGMTGKVADLLVSDVHITANKNTVPFDPQSPFVTSGLRLGTAACTTRGFDEDAFREVADVIADRLLNPEDSAIEERCRERVAALCERFPLYAHQRELQPA encoded by the coding sequence ATGGCGGAGTCCACCGCAGCAGCCACCAATCGCCCTCTGGCTGCCAGCGATCCCGCCATCGCTGCCCTGATCGGCAACGAGCTGCAGCGTCAGCAGACCCACCTCGAGCTGATCGCCTCGGAGAACTTCGCCTCCCAGGCCGTGATGGAGGCCCAGGGCTCTGTTCTGACCAACAAATACGCCGAGGGTCTTCCCTCTAAGCGCTACTACGGCGGCTGTGAGCACGTCGATGCGATCGAGGAGCTGGCGATCGAGCGCGCCAAAGAGCTCTTCGGTGCAGCCTGGGCCAACGTCCAGCCCCATAGCGGCGCCCAGGCCAACTTCGCGGTGTTCCTCGCGCTGCTGAAGCCCGGCGACACGATCATGGGCATGGACCTGAGCCATGGCGGTCACCTGACCCATGGTTCGCCGGTCAACGTGAGCGGTAAGTGGTTCAACGTCGTTCAGTACGGCGTGGATGAAACCACCCAGCAGCTGAACTTCGAGGCGATCCGCAAGCTGGCCCTCGAGCACAAGCCCAAGCTGATCGTTTGCGGCTACTCGGCTTACCCCCGCACGATCGACTTCCAGGCCTTCCGCGCCATCGCTGATGAAGTGGGCGCCTACCTGCTGGCCGACATGGCTCACATCGCTGGCCTGGTGGCCGCCGGTGTGCACCCCAACCCGGTTCCCGTGTGTGACGTGGTCACCACCACAACCCACAAGACCCTGCGTGGCCCCCGCGGTGGCCTGATCCTCTGCCGTGATGCGGAGTTCGCCAAGCAGTTCGATAAGGCGGTCTTCCCCGGAAGCCAAGGGGGTCCCCTGGAGCACGTCATTGCGGCGAAAGCCGTGGCCTTTGGCGAAGCGCTGCAGCCCAGCTTCAAGGCCTACGCCAAGCAGGTGGTGGCCAACGCCCAGGCCCTGGCGGCTCGCATCAAAGAGCGCGGCATTGATGTGGTCAGCGCCGGCACCGATAACCACATCGTGCTGCTGGACCTGCGCGGCATTGGCATGACCGGCAAGGTGGCTGATCTCCTGGTCAGTGACGTGCACATCACGGCCAACAAGAACACCGTGCCCTTCGATCCCCAGTCCCCCTTCGTGACCAGTGGTCTACGTCTGGGGACGGCCGCTTGCACGACCCGCGGCTTCGATGAAGACGCCTTCCGTGAGGTGGCCGATGTGATCGCTGATCGCCTGCTCAATCCGGAGGACTCCGCCATCGAAGAGCGCTGCCGTGAGCGGGTGGCTGCCCTCTGTGAGCGCTTCCCCCTCTACGCCCATCAGCGCGAGCTGCAGCCCGCTTGA
- a CDS encoding DUF3181 family protein: MALSPSEIRDLQLEIADRLYIQIGGWHLYLGDAGLAEALAIECAARLEQGAGVCARQSLEAVQVPIGGGSSKLPLARLVPAGQLQDLEDLLDNRS; this comes from the coding sequence ATGGCCCTCTCCCCTAGCGAGATCCGCGACCTGCAACTCGAGATCGCCGATCGCCTGTACATCCAAATCGGCGGCTGGCACCTCTATCTGGGCGACGCCGGCCTCGCTGAGGCCCTCGCCATCGAATGCGCCGCCCGGCTCGAGCAAGGGGCTGGGGTCTGTGCCCGGCAGTCCCTAGAGGCCGTGCAGGTTCCGATTGGCGGTGGCAGCAGCAAGCTGCCCCTGGCTCGACTGGTCCCGGCGGGACAACTGCAGGACCTGGAGGATCTCCTGGACAACCGCAGTTAG
- a CDS encoding DUF1997 domain-containing protein, giving the protein MISSVTTPGPEVDASDLPLRRSHDTRVRCYSSQFADVMEMRAPAKTVAAYLDRHEGWFRRCAAPMEVASLGQNGYRLTLGRFGNFGFEVEPTIGLELLPQSQGVYRICTVPPEQFQPGLRDLYDVEFNAALRLEEQNAESPQTDVRWELDLSVWIKLPAVIGLLPESLVQSSGDHLLRQIVRQISRRLTWKVQEDFHATHGLECPPRRRAQF; this is encoded by the coding sequence TTGATCTCATCGGTGACCACACCTGGACCTGAGGTCGACGCCAGCGACCTGCCCCTGCGGCGTTCTCACGACACGCGCGTGCGCTGCTACAGCAGCCAGTTCGCGGATGTGATGGAGATGCGGGCGCCCGCCAAAACCGTGGCGGCCTACCTGGATCGCCACGAAGGCTGGTTCCGCCGCTGCGCGGCTCCCATGGAGGTGGCAAGCCTGGGGCAAAACGGCTACCGGCTGACCCTGGGCCGGTTCGGCAACTTTGGCTTTGAAGTCGAGCCCACGATCGGCCTGGAGCTCCTGCCCCAAAGCCAAGGCGTCTATCGGATTTGCACGGTGCCACCCGAGCAGTTCCAGCCCGGGCTACGGGACCTCTATGACGTGGAGTTCAACGCTGCCCTGCGGCTGGAAGAACAAAACGCCGAGAGCCCCCAGACCGACGTGCGCTGGGAACTGGATCTGAGCGTCTGGATCAAGCTCCCGGCGGTGATTGGACTGTTGCCCGAGAGCCTGGTGCAGAGCAGCGGCGATCATCTGCTGCGCCAGATCGTGCGCCAGATCTCAAGGCGCCTGACCTGGAAAGTCCAGGAAGACTTCCACGCCACCCACGGATTGGAGTGCCCGCCAAGGCGGCGGGCCCAGTTCTGA
- the leuC gene encoding 3-isopropylmalate dehydratase large subunit produces MSSGTLYDKVWDLHQVSQLPGGATQLFIGLHLIHEVTSPQAFAGLKDLGLTVRHPERTVATVDHIVPTTSQARPFADPLAEEMLATLEANCAEHGITLHGIGSGRQGIVHVIAPELGLTQPGMTVACGDSHTSTHGAFGAIAFGIGTSQVRDVLASQSLAMGKLKVRRIWVDGQLQPGVYAKDLVLHVIRTLGVKGGVGYAYEFAGPAIEALSMEERMTLCNMAIEGGARCGYVNPDQVTFDYLEGRPFAPSGEAWSEAVRWWSGLASGTDAVFDDEVRFDAASIAPTVTWGITPGQGIGVDEAVPTLEQTEPDERPLAEEAYRYMDLQPGAPIAGLPVDVCFIGSCTNGRLSDLQAAAAVAKGRHVAAGIKAFVVPGSEQVAAAAEAEGLDKVFEAAGFEWREPGCSMCLAMNPDRLEDRQISASSSNRNFKGRQGSASGRTLLMSPAMVAAAAIEGRVSDVRALLNA; encoded by the coding sequence GTGAGCTCCGGCACCCTCTACGACAAGGTTTGGGATCTTCACCAGGTCTCCCAGCTGCCGGGTGGGGCCACCCAGCTATTCATCGGCCTGCATCTGATCCACGAGGTCACCAGTCCCCAAGCCTTTGCCGGCTTGAAGGACCTGGGTTTGACGGTGCGGCACCCCGAGCGCACGGTCGCCACGGTGGATCACATCGTTCCGACGACCTCCCAGGCGCGCCCCTTCGCGGATCCCCTGGCGGAGGAAATGCTCGCCACCTTGGAGGCCAACTGCGCGGAGCACGGCATCACCCTGCATGGCATCGGCAGCGGTCGCCAAGGGATCGTCCACGTGATTGCCCCTGAACTGGGTTTGACCCAGCCGGGCATGACCGTGGCCTGCGGCGACTCCCACACCTCCACCCATGGGGCTTTCGGTGCGATCGCCTTTGGCATTGGCACCAGTCAGGTGCGGGATGTGCTCGCCAGCCAGAGCCTGGCGATGGGCAAGCTCAAGGTCCGCCGGATCTGGGTGGATGGTCAGCTCCAGCCCGGCGTTTACGCCAAGGACCTGGTCCTGCACGTGATTCGCACCTTGGGGGTCAAGGGCGGCGTGGGCTACGCCTACGAATTCGCCGGGCCAGCGATTGAGGCGCTCTCGATGGAGGAGCGGATGACCCTCTGCAACATGGCGATTGAGGGCGGCGCCCGCTGCGGTTACGTCAACCCCGATCAGGTCACCTTTGACTACCTCGAGGGGCGCCCCTTCGCTCCCAGTGGTGAGGCCTGGTCTGAGGCGGTGCGCTGGTGGAGTGGCTTGGCCAGCGGCACCGACGCTGTCTTCGACGATGAAGTGCGCTTTGACGCGGCTTCCATCGCGCCCACGGTCACCTGGGGCATCACCCCCGGCCAAGGCATCGGCGTGGATGAGGCCGTGCCCACCCTGGAGCAAACCGAACCTGACGAGCGTCCCCTGGCGGAGGAGGCTTATCGCTATATGGATTTGCAACCCGGGGCTCCCATTGCTGGCTTGCCGGTCGATGTCTGCTTCATCGGCAGCTGCACCAATGGCCGCTTGAGTGACCTTCAGGCTGCGGCCGCGGTGGCCAAGGGACGCCACGTGGCTGCAGGCATCAAGGCCTTTGTCGTTCCCGGCAGTGAGCAGGTGGCCGCCGCCGCGGAGGCGGAAGGCCTCGACAAGGTCTTTGAAGCGGCGGGCTTTGAGTGGCGGGAGCCGGGCTGCTCGATGTGCCTGGCGATGAATCCCGACCGCCTGGAAGATCGCCAGATCAGCGCGAGCTCCAGCAACCGCAACTTCAAGGGGCGCCAGGGTTCCGCCAGCGGCCGCACCCTGCTGATGAGCCCAGCGATGGTGGCGGCCGCCGCAATTGAGGGCCGCGTCAGTGATGTGCGCGCATTGCTCAACGCCTGA
- the murJ gene encoding murein biosynthesis integral membrane protein MurJ gives MSQANRSLRRIALIVAVATALSKLAGLVRQQAIAAAFGVGAAYDAYNYAYVLPGFLLILLGGINGPFHSAMVSALARRPREEGAHVLAAINTLVGAALIGVTVLLFLAADPLIDLVGPGLDAERHAIAVLELRWMAPMALFAGLIGLGFGALNAADEFWLPSFSPLLSSVAVIAGLGILWLHLGSDIALPQYAFLGGAVLAGTTLLGAVFQWLIQLPALAKQGLHKFQLVWDWKHPGVQEVLQVMGPATLSSGMLQINVFTDLFFASGIVGAAAGLGYANLLVQTPLGLLSNALLVPLLPVFARLTAPADRPELIARIRQGLMLSNASMLPLGALMVALAGPIVALVYERGAFNAGAAALVGGLLMAYGVGMPAYLGRDVLVRVFYALGDGTTPFRFSMAGIALNALFDWVLVGGPTPWGLQLPALNFGAPGLVLATVGVNLITCFGLLLALQRRVSGMPLADWARDSALLAAAALAAGLSAWATSSWIAWPQDLLGLLLQCSFSGGVGLFVYGLIAAAAKVPEAQDIGRQLRARLPGRG, from the coding sequence ATGAGCCAAGCCAACCGCTCGCTGCGGCGAATCGCCTTGATCGTTGCGGTGGCGACCGCCCTCAGCAAGCTGGCTGGCCTGGTCCGTCAGCAGGCCATTGCGGCTGCCTTCGGGGTTGGTGCGGCCTACGACGCCTACAACTACGCCTACGTGCTGCCGGGCTTTCTGCTGATCCTCCTGGGGGGGATCAACGGACCGTTCCACAGCGCCATGGTCAGCGCCTTGGCCCGCCGTCCCCGTGAGGAGGGCGCCCATGTGCTCGCTGCGATCAATACCCTGGTCGGAGCGGCCCTGATCGGCGTCACGGTGCTGCTGTTTTTGGCCGCGGATCCCCTGATCGATCTGGTGGGTCCTGGGCTGGATGCCGAACGCCATGCGATCGCCGTGCTGGAGCTGCGCTGGATGGCGCCGATGGCGCTCTTCGCCGGCTTGATTGGCCTGGGCTTTGGTGCCCTGAATGCCGCCGATGAGTTCTGGCTTCCCTCGTTTAGCCCCCTGCTCTCCAGCGTGGCGGTGATCGCCGGTCTGGGGATTTTGTGGCTGCATCTGGGCTCCGACATTGCCCTGCCCCAGTACGCCTTCTTGGGGGGTGCGGTTTTGGCCGGAACAACCCTGCTAGGAGCCGTCTTCCAGTGGCTGATTCAGCTGCCGGCGCTGGCGAAGCAGGGGCTGCACAAGTTTCAGCTGGTCTGGGATTGGAAGCACCCCGGTGTCCAGGAGGTGTTGCAGGTAATGGGCCCGGCAACCCTCTCCTCCGGGATGCTCCAGATCAACGTCTTCACCGACCTCTTTTTTGCCTCGGGCATCGTTGGTGCAGCTGCCGGTTTGGGCTACGCGAACCTGCTGGTGCAGACCCCGCTGGGCTTGCTTTCCAATGCCTTGCTGGTGCCCCTGCTGCCGGTTTTCGCCCGGCTCACCGCTCCGGCGGACCGCCCTGAACTGATTGCCCGGATTCGCCAGGGCTTGATGCTCTCCAACGCATCCATGCTTCCCCTGGGGGCACTGATGGTCGCTTTGGCGGGCCCGATCGTCGCCTTGGTTTATGAACGCGGTGCCTTTAATGCGGGTGCTGCGGCGCTGGTGGGCGGCCTACTGATGGCCTACGGCGTGGGCATGCCGGCCTACCTGGGGCGGGATGTGCTGGTGCGGGTGTTTTACGCCTTGGGTGACGGCACGACCCCGTTCCGCTTCTCGATGGCAGGGATCGCGTTGAACGCGCTCTTTGATTGGGTCTTGGTGGGCGGCCCGACGCCCTGGGGACTGCAGCTGCCCGCCTTGAACTTTGGTGCGCCGGGGTTGGTGCTGGCCACGGTTGGGGTGAATCTGATCACCTGCTTTGGCCTGCTCCTCGCCCTGCAGCGCCGGGTCTCCGGGATGCCCTTGGCGGATTGGGCTCGGGACAGCGCGCTGTTGGCGGCGGCAGCCCTGGCCGCTGGTCTGAGCGCTTGGGCCACGTCCTCCTGGATTGCCTGGCCCCAAGATCTGCTGGGCCTGCTTCTGCAGTGCAGCTTCAGCGGAGGCGTGGGTCTGTTTGTTTACGGCCTGATTGCGGCGGCCGCCAAGGTGCCAGAGGCCCAAGACATCGGCAGGCAGCTGCGGGCGCGTCTTCCCGGGCGCGGTTAA
- a CDS encoding 4-hydroxy-3-methylbut-2-enyl diphosphate reductase, with the protein MDTRAFKRSLHHSDRYNRRGFGLGEEVAGSLEQAYQSNLIASIRENGYQLEHGRLKVKLAEAFGFCWGVERAVAMAYETRKHYPTERIWITNEIIHNPSVNDHLREMDVLFIDVENGVKDFSKVASGDVVILPAFGATVQEMQLLNERGCHIVDTTCPWVSKVWNTVEKHKKHDITSIIHGKVKHEETLATSSFAGTYLVVLDLAEAQLVCDYILASAGGQSPSAEQRQAFMDRFSNACSPGFDPDRDLVKVGVANQTTMLKSETEEIGRLFERTMLQRFGPAELNDHFVAFNTICDATQERQDAMFALVDEPLDLMVVIGGYNSSNTTHLQEIAITRGIRSFHIDTPERIGPSNRIEHKPLGADLEVVEPFLPGGPLRVGITSGASTPDRVVEDVIGRLIALADA; encoded by the coding sequence GTGGATACCCGCGCGTTTAAGCGATCGCTGCATCACTCCGATCGCTACAACCGCCGCGGCTTTGGCCTGGGGGAAGAGGTGGCCGGCAGCTTGGAGCAGGCCTACCAAAGCAATCTGATCGCCAGCATCCGTGAAAACGGCTATCAGCTGGAACACGGCCGGCTGAAGGTGAAGTTGGCGGAAGCCTTCGGGTTCTGCTGGGGCGTCGAGCGGGCCGTGGCCATGGCCTACGAGACCCGGAAGCACTACCCCACCGAGCGGATCTGGATCACCAACGAGATCATCCACAACCCCTCGGTGAACGACCACCTGCGGGAGATGGACGTGCTGTTCATCGACGTCGAGAACGGGGTCAAGGACTTCTCCAAAGTCGCCAGTGGCGATGTGGTGATCCTTCCGGCGTTTGGCGCCACCGTTCAGGAGATGCAGCTGCTCAACGAGCGGGGCTGCCACATCGTCGACACCACCTGCCCCTGGGTCTCCAAGGTGTGGAACACCGTGGAGAAGCACAAGAAACACGACATCACCTCAATCATTCACGGCAAGGTCAAGCACGAGGAAACCCTGGCCACGAGCTCCTTTGCCGGGACCTACCTGGTCGTCCTCGATCTGGCCGAAGCACAGCTGGTCTGCGACTACATCCTCGCCAGTGCGGGCGGGCAAAGCCCCAGTGCTGAGCAGCGCCAAGCCTTCATGGATCGCTTTTCCAACGCCTGTTCACCAGGCTTTGATCCCGATCGGGATCTGGTGAAGGTGGGCGTGGCCAACCAGACCACCATGCTCAAGAGTGAAACCGAGGAAATCGGCCGCCTGTTCGAGCGCACGATGCTTCAGCGCTTCGGCCCCGCGGAACTCAACGATCACTTCGTGGCCTTCAACACGATCTGCGATGCCACCCAAGAGCGGCAGGACGCGATGTTTGCGCTGGTGGATGAGCCCCTCGATCTGATGGTCGTGATTGGCGGCTACAACTCCTCCAACACCACCCACCTGCAGGAGATCGCCATCACCCGCGGAATTCGCTCCTTCCACATCGATACCCCTGAGCGGATTGGCCCGAGCAACCGAATTGAGCACAAGCCCCTCGGCGCCGATCTCGAGGTGGTTGAGCCCTTCCTCCCCGGCGGTCCCTTGCGGGTTGGCATTACCTCTGGCGCCTCCACACCCGATCGCGTTGTGGAAGACGTCATTGGCCGTTTGATCGCCTTGGCCGACGCCTAA
- a CDS encoding glycosyltransferase family 4 protein translates to MISSRPDLAAVLAFASAAVLTALIVPLVRQLGLHWGLIDQPDPRKQHTTPMVRLGGIGIVAGFVLGLLLIWRLGGFVELPPQRDALIWTTLAGSLCYFVIGLADDLFALPPLPRLGGQVAVAMAVWSQGVRIGAIDLPFGGGSGVIPLSEPLSLLFTMIWLVGITNAINWLDGLDGLAAGVSGIAAVALLSVSYSLSQPAPGLLAAALAGSCLGFLRHNFNPAQIFMGDGGSYFLGFALAAISIVGPAKGLTSVSLLIPLLILALPLADMSAVIMGRVSEGHSPFYPDRRHLHHRLLRAGFSHRRTVLLIYAFTQWLAALALVFAGAELRFLWLTLATAVLIAAVTVCRRSLSRERARQDQDVDG, encoded by the coding sequence ATGATTTCCAGCCGGCCGGATCTTGCCGCTGTCCTGGCTTTCGCAAGCGCCGCGGTGCTGACCGCCTTGATCGTCCCCCTCGTGCGCCAGTTGGGGTTGCATTGGGGTCTGATTGACCAGCCCGACCCCAGGAAGCAGCACACCACGCCCATGGTGCGCCTGGGTGGCATCGGGATCGTGGCGGGCTTCGTGCTCGGCCTGCTCTTGATCTGGCGCCTGGGTGGCTTTGTGGAGCTGCCGCCCCAGCGTGATGCCCTGATTTGGACCACCCTCGCGGGCTCGCTTTGCTATTTCGTCATCGGTCTTGCCGATGACCTCTTTGCCCTGCCCCCTCTGCCGCGTCTGGGCGGTCAGGTGGCGGTGGCGATGGCGGTTTGGAGCCAGGGTGTCCGTATTGGTGCGATTGATCTGCCCTTCGGTGGTGGTTCAGGGGTCATTCCCTTGTCCGAGCCACTGAGCCTGCTCTTCACCATGATCTGGCTGGTTGGGATTACCAATGCCATCAATTGGCTCGATGGTCTCGATGGCCTTGCCGCTGGTGTCAGCGGAATCGCTGCGGTAGCTCTGCTCTCGGTCAGCTACAGCCTGTCTCAGCCGGCCCCCGGCCTGCTGGCCGCGGCGCTCGCGGGCAGTTGTTTGGGCTTCCTGCGCCACAACTTCAATCCGGCCCAGATTTTTATGGGAGATGGCGGCTCTTACTTCCTGGGCTTTGCCTTGGCCGCCATCAGCATCGTTGGCCCGGCCAAGGGCTTAACCAGCGTCAGCTTGCTCATCCCGCTCTTGATCCTGGCCTTGCCCTTGGCGGACATGTCCGCCGTGATCATGGGCCGGGTCAGCGAGGGTCATTCCCCCTTCTATCCGGACCGGCGGCATTTGCATCACCGCCTGCTGCGGGCTGGGTTTAGCCATCGCCGCACGGTGCTCTTGATCTACGCCTTCACCCAGTGGCTGGCTGCTTTGGCGTTGGTCTTCGCAGGAGCCGAGTTGCGTTTCCTATGGCTGACCTTGGCCACCGCGGTCTTGATTGCGGCGGTGACGGTTTGTCGCCGCAGTTTGAGCCGCGAGCGCGCTCGCCAGGACCAGGACGTTGACGGCTGA
- the sfsA gene encoding DNA/RNA nuclease SfsA encodes MPAAASPTERRPVLALEDLHEGVLLKRYKRFLADVELGNGEVVTAHCANTGPMTGVLHVGGRVRLRYAPSPTRKLAWTWEQAEVPGADGRPVWVGINTALPNRLVRATIEAGCLEPWLGPIAGIRAEVAYGLNRRSRIDLLLTPAEGAADQRPIYLEVKNTTWCDGDLALFPDTVTERGQKHLEELMGVLPEARAVLVPCLSRSDLQRFAPGDQADPRYGELFREALAAGVEVVPCRYSFSDSSIDWLGVASVQAQSGGS; translated from the coding sequence ATGCCCGCTGCCGCATCCCCCACAGAACGTCGTCCGGTTCTGGCCCTCGAGGACCTGCATGAAGGGGTGCTGCTGAAGCGCTACAAGCGCTTCCTGGCGGATGTGGAGCTCGGCAACGGCGAGGTGGTCACAGCCCACTGCGCCAATACCGGACCAATGACCGGGGTGCTGCACGTCGGAGGGCGCGTCCGGCTGCGCTACGCCCCCTCACCCACGCGCAAGCTCGCCTGGACCTGGGAGCAGGCCGAGGTGCCCGGCGCCGATGGTCGGCCGGTTTGGGTGGGCATCAACACGGCCCTCCCCAACCGACTCGTGCGCGCCACCATCGAGGCGGGTTGCCTCGAGCCTTGGCTCGGTCCGATCGCGGGAATCCGCGCGGAGGTGGCCTATGGCCTGAATCGCCGAAGCCGCATTGACTTGCTGCTCACCCCCGCGGAGGGGGCGGCAGACCAGCGCCCGATCTACCTCGAGGTCAAAAACACGACCTGGTGCGACGGCGATCTCGCCCTCTTCCCCGACACGGTGACCGAGCGAGGGCAGAAGCATCTGGAGGAGCTCATGGGCGTCCTACCCGAGGCCCGGGCTGTCCTGGTTCCTTGCCTGAGCCGCTCGGACCTGCAACGCTTCGCCCCCGGCGATCAAGCCGACCCCCGCTACGGGGAGCTCTTCCGCGAGGCCCTCGCCGCTGGTGTGGAGGTGGTGCCCTGCCGCTACAGCTTCAGCGACAGCAGCATCGACTGGCTTGGGGTGGCCAGCGTCCAAGCCCAGAGCGGAGGCTCATAG
- a CDS encoding competence/damage-inducible protein A, whose protein sequence is MTAEILCVGSELLLGNITNGNARWIAEQLASLGVPHQRQMVVGDNRERLMAEVRQAAGRCRVLITTGGLGPTPDDLTTKAIAAAFETPLVEHPEVWAEIQARLSARGRTCSPSNRRQAFLPQGAALLPNPTGTAPGMIWSPVPGFTVLTFPGVPSEMKAMWQQTAAPWLRQSGLAAGVFASRMLRFWGVSESALAEEMADLLEQVNPTVAPYAGAGEVKLRITARAEHLAEAEALLEPVESEIRRRTGLSCFGVDDQDLAAVVLDRLRQRGQSVAVAESCTGGGLGAALAAVPGASDVFLGGVIAYANRVKQQVLGVPEALLETHGAVSDPVAEAMAEGARRLTGADWGLAITGVAGPGGGSEQKPVGLVHIAVAGPQGCRSEGLRFGTSRGRAWIQTLSAGEALNRLRLQLA, encoded by the coding sequence TTGACGGCTGAAATCCTCTGCGTCGGCAGCGAATTGCTGCTGGGCAACATCACCAACGGCAATGCCCGCTGGATTGCTGAGCAATTGGCGTCCCTCGGCGTTCCGCATCAACGCCAGATGGTCGTCGGCGATAACCGCGAGCGTCTGATGGCTGAGGTCCGCCAGGCTGCCGGCCGCTGCCGCGTCTTGATCACCACGGGCGGCCTTGGACCGACCCCCGATGACTTGACTACCAAGGCGATCGCGGCTGCGTTTGAGACGCCCCTGGTCGAGCACCCTGAGGTGTGGGCGGAGATCCAGGCGCGCCTGTCCGCCCGCGGCCGGACCTGCTCGCCGAGCAATCGTCGCCAGGCGTTTTTGCCGCAAGGGGCTGCGCTGCTGCCGAATCCCACCGGGACAGCCCCCGGAATGATCTGGAGCCCGGTGCCGGGCTTCACGGTCCTGACCTTCCCGGGGGTTCCCAGTGAGATGAAAGCGATGTGGCAGCAGACCGCTGCCCCTTGGTTGCGCCAGTCCGGCTTGGCTGCTGGTGTGTTCGCGAGCCGGATGCTGCGCTTCTGGGGTGTCTCTGAATCGGCGTTGGCCGAGGAGATGGCGGATCTGCTTGAGCAGGTCAACCCCACCGTGGCGCCCTACGCGGGTGCGGGGGAGGTCAAGCTGCGGATCACGGCCCGAGCCGAGCACCTCGCCGAAGCTGAAGCCCTGCTTGAGCCGGTGGAGAGTGAGATCCGCCGTCGAACAGGCCTGAGCTGTTTCGGCGTTGATGATCAGGACCTGGCCGCGGTGGTGCTCGATCGGCTACGGCAGCGCGGGCAGAGCGTCGCCGTTGCGGAGAGCTGCACCGGTGGTGGATTAGGTGCTGCCTTGGCGGCCGTTCCTGGGGCGTCCGACGTGTTTCTGGGTGGGGTGATTGCCTATGCCAATCGCGTTAAGCAGCAGGTTCTCGGGGTCCCCGAGGCGCTGCTTGAGACCCACGGGGCCGTGAGCGATCCGGTGGCCGAGGCGATGGCTGAGGGGGCGCGCCGGCTGACGGGCGCGGATTGGGGCTTGGCGATTACGGGGGTTGCCGGACCAGGTGGCGGGAGCGAGCAGAAGCCCGTGGGCCTGGTGCATATCGCGGTGGCGGGTCCTCAGGGCTGCAGAAGTGAGGGCCTTCGCTTTGGCACGAGTCGCGGCCGCGCCTGGATCCAGACCCTGAGCGCTGGTGAGGCCTTGAACCGATTGAGGCTGCAGTTGGCCTGA
- a CDS encoding DUF4079 domain-containing protein, with product MPEALAFNLNFLHPLAMWGLLALSGYAMFLGIKAKKTRTADAETRKTLIKGQFAKRHYLYGSAVLAVMVLGTFGGMAVTYLNNGKLFVGPHLLVGIAMTCGLALAAALSPLMQQGNLIARKLHVMMNMGVFTLFLWQAVSGMQILNKIWENRPA from the coding sequence ATGCCGGAAGCTCTTGCCTTCAATCTCAACTTCCTGCACCCGCTGGCGATGTGGGGTCTGCTCGCCCTGAGCGGTTACGCGATGTTCCTTGGCATCAAGGCCAAGAAAACCCGCACCGCCGACGCGGAGACCCGCAAAACTCTGATCAAGGGCCAATTCGCCAAACGCCATTACCTCTATGGCAGTGCCGTCTTGGCGGTGATGGTGCTGGGCACCTTTGGCGGGATGGCGGTGACCTACCTGAACAACGGCAAGCTCTTCGTCGGTCCGCACCTGCTGGTCGGCATCGCGATGACCTGTGGCCTGGCCCTGGCGGCGGCCCTCTCCCCGCTGATGCAGCAGGGCAACCTGATCGCCCGCAAGCTGCACGTGATGATGAACATGGGCGTCTTCACCCTGTTCCTCTGGCAAGCCGTGAGCGGCATGCAGATCCTCAACAAGATCTGGGAAAACCGCCCCGCCTGA